DNA from Brassica napus cultivar Da-Ae chromosome C4, Da-Ae, whole genome shotgun sequence:
ACTCGACTTTGCTTTTGAAACCTTTACAcaattcttttgtaaattagattttgcGTATGAGCATTCAAAACGTGAGGAGAGTGATGCAGACATGTGATCCAAAAGATCTggctgaaaacaaaaaattggaAGCAGAGCTGACAGTAAAGTGAGTTTCCTTACACTATGTCTTATGTCCCAAACAATGAAACAATGAATGTCTATCTTTGACTTTCAATTATGTACATCAGATTTGAAAAATGTGGCTTGTCTTATATGCCACTATGCTTTCTTGATCTATTAATCCCCATGGCCTGTATCCAAGCGGTAAAAAAACgaaagtgaattttttttttgtatatgttctCACTCTTGTCTACTAACTCAgtacttatttttaaaacagattAATATCATGTGTGTATTAGATAAAGTGTTTGAAAACGGTGGAATATGGGTTGGTGATCTTTCGACTCAAGACAACATGTTACCTCTACTGACAGCCTTAACTTTCTGGTTCACATCCAAGGTCTCTGAGAGGTTTAATGTGAAAATCAGACCATATGATTTCACAAACTAACTTTGACATGTCCGTTTTTCGATAGGTCCTCACCACAAGCCTGACAAAGATTTTATCCAGAATCAAGGAACTCCCTTTGTATTGCATTTTCTTTCTTGTGTTCCAAGCtgcatttaaattatatttcccGGTAAATAATGCTATGCTCTCAGAGCTTTGATCTTTACCATTTTCTTGAATCATGGCGCGTCTCAGTTTAATGTTCTTTTTTTGTGCAGGCAGTGTACTTTTACTTGATCACATATAAGCTATCTCCATACACATTACACCTGAGTAAGTCcctcttttcttctctttctcagaCTGTTTTTCTTGATCAATCTAAAAcactaaactcttttttttttctttttattcaaataGTGTGTAGATCCAAACAAATAGCAAAGTTGAGCAAGACACTCGGGGTGCCATATGTTCCAGTAACGGCCTCTGATCAGGAAAAGATCATGGCGAGCGTGATAACTGTTATGAAGGAGTTTATTGATGTGAGGAAAGACAAGAAATGAATCTTATTTTGCTCGCCCACACGGCCTCTCTGCCGTTTTAGTCTTCAAATAAAAGCTACTTGAATACTCTTGTATTCATGTACAACTTATGGCACCTGTTTTTAGTTTATGAACTTATCTCTTTGTGAAGACTATAACTTTAAAACATCAATCTATCTAGTTTTCCATACATGGTTCTTGTCTATGCCAACACTCTTGCTTTTCAATATTTGTTTACTAAAAAGATGGAGCACTAAAAGCTAGAAAAAATACATCcgttttattataatatatgatgtttttacaatgttttttgttatttaataataGGTGATGTTTTGACATTTCAATGtcaatttttactttattaaaaattgtttaaccaattaaattatacatctttatttataattgtttgcatttttttaatctatatttCTTAAAGTgctttaaggaaaaaaaaatgaattctcTTAGTGCTTGTGCTTTCTTAGAAAACATAATGTATAACGAAAGAGAGTTAGTATCGTTAACTAGGGCTGAGCATTATATCCGCTAAATTCAATTCGATTTGTTATTCGTTTCGATTCGATTCGAAAATTTCGGATATCCATAAACCTtcgaaacaaaacaaatactaaaaatcaatatccatTAAtatcgaagcaaatcacaaatattaaaattttgggaagctgatatccgatccgatccgacaatatataaatacatgtatattttgattatatttaaagttttaaatgtataaaattatataattattattctaacatatgattGACATATTCTATTCACACTATTACTTATATAAGAGTATTACGTAAAAGGaagagaaattttttataacagTTATAACcattttctt
Protein-coding regions in this window:
- the LOC111205569 gene encoding uncharacterized protein LOC111205569, which translates into the protein MCVLDKVFENGGIWVGDLSTQDNMLPLLTALTFWFTSKVLTTSLTKILSRIKELPLYCIFFLVFQAAFKLYFPAVYFYLITYKLSPYTLHLMCRSKQIAKLSKTLGVPYVPVTASDQEKIMASVITVMKEFIDVRKDKK